The proteins below come from a single Kiloniellales bacterium genomic window:
- a CDS encoding 4-hydroxyproline epimerase, protein MRPNTFFCIDGHTCGNPVRLVAGGGPPLQGESMSARRQDFLARYDWIRTGLMFEPRGHDMMSGAILYPPTREDCDVGVLFIETSGCLPMCGHGAIGTVTFALERGLVQPREEGRLDLDTPAGRVEARYRRAGSHVEGVRITNVGAYLAAEGVEVDCPELGPLELDVAYGGNFYAIVEAQPNYCDLDDLTPGDILRLSPQLRARINDTLEVAHPEDPTIRGVSHMLWSGKPKAPEARARNAVFYGEKAIDRSPCGTGTSARMAQLAARGELEVGEDFVHESIIGSLFHGRIEAETRVGNHPGIVPSIEGWARITGFNTIFIDERDPYAHGFQVV, encoded by the coding sequence ATACGGCCGAACACTTTCTTTTGCATTGACGGTCATACCTGCGGCAATCCGGTGCGCCTGGTCGCCGGCGGCGGTCCGCCCCTGCAGGGCGAGTCCATGAGCGCCCGGCGCCAGGACTTCCTCGCCCGCTACGACTGGATCCGCACCGGCCTGATGTTCGAGCCGCGCGGCCACGACATGATGTCCGGCGCCATCCTCTACCCGCCGACCCGCGAGGACTGCGACGTCGGCGTGCTCTTCATCGAGACCAGCGGCTGCCTGCCGATGTGCGGCCACGGCGCCATCGGGACCGTGACCTTCGCCCTAGAGCGCGGCCTGGTCCAGCCGCGGGAGGAGGGAAGGCTCGATCTCGACACCCCCGCCGGCCGGGTCGAGGCCCGCTACCGCCGGGCCGGCAGCCATGTGGAGGGGGTGCGGATCACCAACGTCGGGGCCTACCTGGCCGCTGAGGGCGTCGAAGTCGACTGCCCCGAGCTGGGGCCGCTCGAGCTGGACGTCGCCTACGGCGGCAACTTCTACGCCATCGTCGAGGCGCAGCCGAACTACTGCGATCTGGACGACCTGACGCCCGGCGACATCCTGCGGCTCTCCCCACAGCTGCGCGCCCGAATCAACGACACTCTGGAGGTCGCCCATCCCGAGGACCCGACGATTCGGGGCGTCAGCCACATGCTCTGGAGCGGCAAGCCCAAGGCGCCGGAGGCCCGGGCCCGCAACGCCGTGTTCTACGGCGAGAAAGCCATCGACCGCAGCCCCTGCGGCACCGGCACCTCGGCGCGCATGGCCCAGCTGGCGGCCCGCGGCGAACTCGAGGTCGGAGAGGACTTCGTCCACGAGAGCATCATCGGCAGCCTGTTCCACGGCCGCATAGAGGCCGAGACCCGGGTCGGCAACCATCCCGGCATCGTCCCCTCGATCGAGGGCTGGGCCCGGATCACCGGCTTCAACACGATCTTCATCGACGAGCGCGACCCCTACGCCCACGGCTTTCAGGTCGTCTGA
- a CDS encoding N-formylglutamate amidohydrolase → MQMSTASQFPGASQSALLAPDEPAPVVVENPGGPAPLLLLCDHASAFIPAALDRLGLDGAELARHIAWDIGAAEVTRELARLLDARALLSHFSRLVVDPNRWPEDPTLVPQISDGTVVPGNRDLGAEAIEVRMATFYRPYHDAIEAEIERRLAAGETPAVVSVHSFTPVMRGGERPWQVGVLWQEDVRLPVPMIARLRDRGLVVGDNEPYSARAGLGHTLEKHADPRGLPNLLIEVRQDLIDTRHGAAAWAAMIAEELAPILADLAADAEIRTAGAGT, encoded by the coding sequence ATGCAGATGTCTACAGCCTCCCAATTTCCAGGTGCCTCCCAGAGCGCTTTGCTGGCCCCGGACGAACCGGCGCCGGTGGTCGTCGAGAACCCCGGGGGACCGGCGCCCCTGCTGCTGCTCTGCGATCACGCCAGCGCCTTCATCCCCGCGGCCCTGGACCGCCTGGGACTGGACGGCGCCGAGCTGGCCCGCCACATCGCCTGGGACATCGGCGCCGCCGAGGTGACCCGCGAGTTGGCCCGGCTGCTGGACGCCCGGGCGCTGCTCAGCCATTTCTCGCGCCTGGTCGTGGACCCCAATCGCTGGCCCGAGGACCCGACCCTGGTGCCGCAGATCTCCGACGGCACCGTGGTGCCGGGAAACCGGGACTTGGGGGCCGAGGCGATCGAGGTCCGTATGGCAACCTTCTACCGACCCTATCACGACGCGATCGAGGCCGAGATCGAGCGACGGCTCGCGGCCGGCGAAACGCCTGCGGTGGTCTCGGTCCACAGCTTCACGCCGGTCATGCGCGGCGGCGAGCGGCCCTGGCAGGTCGGCGTCCTTTGGCAGGAGGACGTCCGGCTCCCGGTGCCGATGATCGCCCGTCTCCGCGACCGGGGCCTGGTGGTCGGCGACAACGAGCCCTATTCCGCGCGGGCGGGGCTGGGGCATACTCTCGAGAAGCACGCCGACCCGCGTGGCCTGCCGAACCTTCTGATCGAGGTGCGCCAGGACCTGATCGACACCCGGCACGGCGCTGCGGCGTGGGCGGCCATGATCGCCGAGGAACTGGCGCCGATTCTGGCCGATCTCGCGGCGGATGCGGAGATAAGAACGGCAGGGGCGGGGACATGA
- a CDS encoding carboxylate-amine ligase: protein MTLKEPSFTIGIEEEYLLVDRETRELATDVPPDLVEDCGKRVEEGQVTPEFLQSQIEVGTRVCDTVKEAAEELGHLRRLVAEVAEEYGFAPIAVSTHPFADWEQQKHTNKERYNVLARDMQAVARRLLICGMHTHVGIDDDELRIDLMGQVSYFLPHLLALSTSSPFWRGEKTGLMSYRLSVFDELPRTGLPESFDSYSEYQRHLGIMTAAGLIEDASKIWWDVRPSVRFPTLEMRIPDVCPRIEDGVCIAALYICLLRMLYRLKRENQRWRRYSAMLVRENRWRAQRYGVAEGLVDFGKGEIVDYKGLLEEILQLIHVDALALDCVAEVEHARTILTRGTSAHRQIEVYEQAVSEGAERQEALKAVVDLLIEESMAGIA, encoded by the coding sequence ATGACTCTCAAGGAACCGAGCTTCACCATCGGCATCGAAGAGGAGTACCTGCTGGTCGACCGCGAGACCCGGGAGCTGGCGACCGACGTCCCGCCGGACCTGGTCGAGGACTGCGGTAAGCGGGTCGAGGAAGGCCAGGTCACGCCGGAGTTCCTGCAGTCGCAGATCGAGGTCGGCACGCGGGTCTGCGACACGGTCAAGGAGGCCGCCGAGGAGCTCGGACATCTGCGCCGCCTGGTCGCCGAGGTGGCCGAGGAGTACGGCTTCGCGCCGATCGCGGTCTCGACCCATCCCTTCGCCGACTGGGAGCAGCAGAAGCACACCAATAAGGAGCGCTACAACGTCCTTGCCCGGGACATGCAGGCGGTCGCCCGGCGCCTGCTGATCTGCGGCATGCACACCCACGTCGGGATCGACGACGACGAGCTGCGCATCGACCTGATGGGACAGGTCAGCTACTTCCTGCCGCACCTTCTGGCGCTCTCGACCTCCTCGCCCTTCTGGCGGGGCGAGAAGACAGGACTAATGTCCTATCGACTCTCGGTCTTCGACGAGCTGCCGCGCACCGGTCTGCCGGAGAGCTTCGACAGCTACAGCGAGTACCAGCGGCACCTTGGAATCATGACCGCGGCCGGCCTGATCGAGGACGCCTCCAAGATCTGGTGGGATGTCCGGCCTTCGGTGCGCTTCCCGACCCTGGAAATGCGTATTCCCGACGTCTGCCCACGGATCGAGGACGGCGTCTGCATCGCCGCCCTCTACATCTGCCTGCTGCGCATGCTCTACCGCCTGAAGCGCGAGAACCAGCGCTGGCGGCGCTACAGCGCCATGCTGGTGCGCGAGAACCGCTGGCGGGCGCAGCGCTACGGCGTCGCCGAGGGCCTGGTGGACTTCGGCAAGGGTGAGATCGTCGATTACAAGGGCCTCCTGGAGGAGATCCTGCAGCTGATCCACGTCGACGCCCTGGCCCTCGACTGCGTCGCCGAGGTCGAGCACGCGCGGACCATCCTCACGCGCGGCACCAGCGCGCATCGCCAGATCGAGGTCTATGAGCAGGCGGTCTCCGAGGGGGCGGAGCGCCAGGAGGCTCTCAAGGCCGTGGTCGACCTTCTGATCGAGGAGAGCATGGCGGGAATCGCGTGA
- a CDS encoding DUF1244 domain-containing protein, with amino-acid sequence MDDQTRTELEAAAFRRLVAHLRERTDVQNIDLMNLSGFCRNCLSKWYAAAAEQKGLEIGYDQAREIVYGMPYAEWKAKYQTEASAEQKAKFEAAHQDH; translated from the coding sequence ATGGACGACCAGACCCGTACCGAACTCGAGGCTGCGGCGTTTCGCCGGCTCGTCGCACATCTGCGCGAACGTACGGACGTACAGAACATCGACCTGATGAACCTTTCGGGCTTCTGTCGCAACTGCCTGTCCAAATGGTACGCCGCGGCGGCCGAGCAGAAGGGGCTTGAGATCGGCTACGATCAGGCCCGGGAGATCGTCTACGGCATGCCCTACGCGGAGTGGAAGGCCAAGTACCAGACCGAGGCCTCGGCGGAACAGAAAGCCAAGTTCGAGGCGGCCCACCAGGACCACTGA
- a CDS encoding helix-turn-helix domain-containing protein: MLSKPMLTLHEVAELLKVKEATVRVWIKEGELRAFKFGRDWRVAVNDLERFVEAHANRAP; the protein is encoded by the coding sequence ATGCTGAGCAAGCCCATGCTGACCCTGCACGAGGTCGCCGAGCTTCTGAAAGTGAAGGAAGCCACGGTGCGCGTCTGGATCAAGGAAGGCGAGCTCAGGGCCTTCAAGTTTGGCCGCGACTGGCGGGTCGCGGTCAACGACCTGGAGCGCTTCGTCGAGGCCCATGCCAACCGGGCGCCCTGA
- the nhaA gene encoding Na+/H+ antiporter NhaA, with protein MSIATIREFLRHEATAGLLLMSTAALALVLDNSPLAGLYDGLIATPVVVQVGELEIDKPLLLWINDGLMAVFFLLVGLEIKREVLEGELSSRSQIMLPGIAALGGMAVPAAVYVAINWQDPVLLDGWAIPAATDIAFALGILALLGSRVPVALKVFLLALAILDDLGAIIIIALYYTSNLSLASLAVAGVGATALIVLNRLRVMRLAPYILIGIVMWVGVLKSGVHATLAGVVLAMAIPLRNGEPGEEPPLKRLEHALHPWVAFGVLPAFAFANAGVPLAGLSLQSFLEPMPLGILLGLFLGKQLGVFGAVWLGVRAGLCRLPSGVTWLQIYGIALLAGIGFTMSLFIGTLAFADPAYSAGIRLGVLGGSILSACLGYAVLRFALSERAEEAAARPGAQPS; from the coding sequence GTGTCGATCGCGACCATCAGGGAATTCCTGCGCCACGAAGCGACGGCCGGCCTGCTGCTCATGTCGACGGCGGCTCTGGCGCTGGTGCTCGACAACTCGCCGCTGGCCGGGCTCTACGACGGTCTGATCGCGACCCCCGTCGTGGTGCAGGTCGGCGAGCTCGAGATCGACAAGCCCTTGCTCCTCTGGATCAACGACGGCCTGATGGCGGTCTTCTTCCTGCTGGTCGGATTGGAGATCAAGCGCGAGGTGCTGGAGGGCGAGCTGTCCTCGCGGTCTCAGATCATGCTGCCCGGTATCGCCGCGCTCGGCGGCATGGCCGTCCCCGCGGCGGTTTACGTCGCGATCAATTGGCAGGACCCGGTCCTGCTGGACGGCTGGGCCATCCCGGCAGCCACCGACATCGCCTTCGCGCTGGGCATTCTGGCGTTGCTCGGCTCACGGGTCCCCGTGGCGCTGAAGGTCTTCCTTCTGGCGCTGGCGATCCTCGACGACCTGGGGGCGATCATCATCATCGCGCTCTATTACACGTCCAACCTCTCGCTGGCGTCGCTGGCGGTGGCCGGGGTGGGGGCGACGGCCCTGATCGTTCTGAACCGGCTAAGGGTGATGCGCCTGGCGCCCTATATCCTGATCGGGATCGTGATGTGGGTCGGCGTCCTGAAGTCCGGCGTGCACGCAACCCTGGCTGGCGTGGTGCTGGCCATGGCGATCCCACTGCGCAACGGCGAGCCGGGCGAGGAACCCCCGCTGAAGCGCCTGGAGCACGCCCTGCATCCTTGGGTCGCCTTTGGCGTCCTGCCGGCCTTCGCCTTCGCCAACGCCGGCGTCCCGCTGGCCGGGCTGTCGCTCCAGTCCTTCCTGGAGCCGATGCCCCTGGGCATCCTGCTGGGGCTCTTCCTCGGCAAGCAGCTGGGCGTTTTCGGCGCGGTCTGGCTCGGCGTGCGGGCCGGGCTCTGCCGCTTGCCGAGCGGCGTGACCTGGCTCCAGATCTACGGCATCGCGCTGCTGGCCGGGATCGGCTTCACCATGAGCCTCTTCATCGGGACGCTCGCCTTCGCCGACCCCGCCTACAGCGCCGGCATCCGGCTGGGCGTGCTCGGCGGGTCGATCCTCTCGGCCTGCTTGGGATACGCGGTCCTGCGCTTCGCCTTGTCGGAACGGGCCGAGGAGGCTGCGGCGCGTCCTGGGGCACAGCCGTCATGA
- a CDS encoding carbonic anhydrase produces the protein MTRDTATGTEDLIEGYRQFRRSEYPTQKRLFETLAARGQVPQTMVISCCDSRVDPAQIFSAGPGELFVVRNVANLVPPCGKGGDYHGTSAALEFAVTGLKVRNIVVLGHASCGGVRACLEGANDPDVGGRFIGPWMSILTPARDRVLSEHAGASDETRQRALEHAGVRQSIENLHSFPFVAQALAAGELRLHGAYFGIATGELAFLDSASGEFRTVA, from the coding sequence ATGACCCGGGACACCGCGACCGGCACCGAGGACCTGATCGAGGGATATCGGCAGTTCCGTCGGTCGGAGTATCCGACCCAGAAGCGGCTCTTCGAGACCCTCGCCGCGCGTGGCCAGGTGCCGCAGACCATGGTGATCAGCTGCTGCGACTCCCGGGTTGACCCGGCACAGATCTTCTCGGCCGGCCCCGGCGAGCTCTTCGTCGTGCGCAACGTCGCCAACCTCGTGCCGCCCTGCGGCAAGGGCGGCGACTACCACGGCACCAGCGCGGCCTTGGAGTTCGCCGTGACCGGGCTCAAGGTCCGGAACATCGTGGTCCTCGGCCACGCCAGCTGCGGCGGCGTTCGGGCCTGCCTCGAAGGCGCCAATGACCCCGACGTCGGCGGCCGCTTCATCGGCCCCTGGATGTCGATCCTGACGCCCGCGCGCGACAGGGTGCTGAGCGAGCACGCCGGCGCCTCGGACGAGACCCGCCAGCGCGCCCTCGAGCACGCCGGGGTTCGGCAGTCGATCGAGAACCTGCACAGCTTCCCCTTCGTCGCCCAGGCCCTCGCCGCCGGCGAGCTGCGCCTGCACGGCGCCTACTTCGGCATCGCCACCGGCGAGCTGGCCTTCTTGGACAGCGCCAGCGGCGAGTTCAGGACGGTCGCTTGA
- a CDS encoding DUF2312 domain-containing protein, with product MADVGGIAADRLKSFIERVERLEEEKAALSADIREVYAEAKATGFDTKIMRQVVKLRKMDSNDRQEQEELLDLYKRAVGLEI from the coding sequence ATGGCCGATGTGGGCGGGATCGCGGCTGACCGGCTCAAGTCCTTCATCGAGAGGGTCGAGCGCCTCGAGGAAGAGAAGGCGGCGCTGAGCGCCGACATCCGCGAGGTCTATGCCGAGGCCAAGGCGACCGGCTTCGACACCAAGATCATGCGCCAGGTCGTCAAGCTGCGAAAGATGGACAGCAACGACCGCCAGGAGCAGGAGGAACTGCTCGACCTCTACAAGCGCGCCGTCGGTCTGGAGATCTGA
- a CDS encoding SlyX family protein, translating into MTDDKEERLVALETRLAHQEQIIEELNDLVFQQGQALDGMKRDLEQVADRLHQALRRGDLG; encoded by the coding sequence ATGACCGACGACAAGGAGGAACGCCTGGTCGCGCTCGAGACCCGGTTGGCGCACCAGGAGCAGATCATCGAGGAGCTCAACGACCTGGTCTTCCAGCAGGGCCAGGCACTCGACGGCATGAAGCGGGACCTCGAACAGGTCGCCGATCGCCTGCATCAGGCCCTGCGCCGCGGCGATCTCGGCTGA
- a CDS encoding SDR family NAD(P)-dependent oxidoreductase → MTQDVAVVVGAGPGLGAALARRFAQAGMKLAVARRRKDELEDLAAETGGRAYACDATDHDEVEALFAAVDRDLGSPGVVSFNAGAYRPGGILEITPEDFEHCWRVGCLGGFNVGQAAARRMLEAGAGTLLFTGATAALRGSAGFANLAVPKFGLRALAQSLARELGPKGIHVAHLIIDGQIAAERPGYSPAERGADAVLDPAAIAEAAYQIHLQPRSAWTQELDLRPWVERF, encoded by the coding sequence ATGACCCAGGATGTCGCAGTCGTCGTCGGGGCCGGCCCGGGCCTCGGTGCCGCCCTCGCCCGCCGCTTCGCGCAAGCCGGCATGAAGCTTGCCGTGGCGCGGCGCCGTAAGGACGAGCTGGAGGACCTTGCGGCGGAGACCGGCGGCCGGGCCTATGCCTGCGACGCCACAGACCACGATGAGGTCGAGGCGCTCTTCGCCGCCGTCGACCGCGACCTCGGCAGCCCCGGCGTGGTCTCCTTCAACGCCGGCGCCTACCGGCCCGGCGGCATCCTGGAGATCACTCCGGAGGACTTCGAGCACTGCTGGCGAGTCGGCTGCCTGGGCGGCTTCAACGTCGGTCAGGCGGCGGCGCGGCGCATGCTCGAGGCCGGCGCCGGCACCCTGCTCTTCACCGGCGCGACGGCGGCCCTGCGGGGCAGCGCCGGCTTCGCCAACCTGGCGGTGCCGAAGTTCGGACTGCGCGCCCTGGCCCAGAGCCTGGCCCGCGAGCTGGGGCCCAAGGGCATCCACGTCGCCCACCTGATCATCGATGGCCAGATCGCCGCCGAGCGGCCCGGCTACAGTCCGGCCGAGCGCGGCGCCGACGCGGTCCTCGATCCCGCCGCCATCGCCGAAGCGGCCTATCAAATCCACCTGCAGCCGCGCAGCGCCTGGACCCAGGAGCTTGACCTCCGTCCCTGGGTCGAACGCTTCTGA